A genome region from Trueperaceae bacterium includes the following:
- a CDS encoding polysaccharide deacetylase family protein, producing MLTPLFGAVVGVATDEPCVALTFDDGPHPRWTPALLEVLARHGARATHFFVGEAAERHPDLAAAVVGAGDAVGSHTYSHPSLVRLPPAAAAREVAAGHAAVGGLAAPLFRPPYGHYDLDVARAVWRAGLTCVAWTAHVEDWLPLGEDELARRLRAALRPGAIVLLHEALHTNGPADERDRSALLAALDRALAEREGELRFVTVPELFALGRPVRELIERRGDDAFVAAQARAAG from the coding sequence GTGTTGACGCCCCTGTTCGGCGCCGTGGTCGGCGTCGCCACCGACGAGCCCTGCGTCGCCCTCACCTTCGACGACGGGCCGCACCCGCGCTGGACGCCCGCCCTCCTCGAGGTGCTGGCGCGCCACGGGGCGAGGGCCACGCACTTCTTCGTCGGGGAGGCGGCGGAGCGGCACCCCGACCTCGCGGCGGCGGTCGTGGGCGCCGGCGACGCCGTCGGCTCGCACACCTACTCTCACCCCTCGCTCGTGCGCCTGCCGCCCGCCGCGGCGGCGCGCGAGGTCGCCGCGGGCCACGCCGCGGTGGGGGGCCTGGCCGCCCCGCTCTTCCGTCCTCCTTACGGGCACTACGACCTCGACGTCGCCCGCGCCGTCTGGCGAGCGGGCCTCACCTGCGTGGCCTGGACCGCCCACGTCGAGGACTGGCTGCCGCTGGGCGAGGACGAGCTGGCCCGCCGCCTCCGGGCGGCGCTGCGTCCGGGGGCGATCGTGCTGCTGCACGAGGCGCTCCACACCAACGGGCCCGCCGACGAGCGCGACAGGTCCGCGCTGCTCGCGGCCCTCGACCGCGCGCTGGCCGAGCGGGAGGGCGAGCTCAGGTTCGTGACGGTGCCGGAGCTGTTCGCGCTGGGGCGCCCAGTGAGGGAGCTGATAGAGCGTCGCGGCGACGACGCCTTCGTGGCCGCCCAGGCGCGCGCCGCGGGGTAG
- a CDS encoding glycosyltransferase family A protein — MLTVVIPVRGGPELLAEQLEALAGQSSEEPWEVVVADDSDPGDARVAEVVARFEGRLPGLRRVPAGAQGAAHARNVGASAASGDKLAFLDADDVAAPGWVAAMADALDRHAVVASRWEFERLNSPEVLAGRAPAQVNGPQRFKRPPFLDHAGGCGLGVRRAAFEAVGGFDESWALLEDTDLTWRLQLAGHDLGFAPDAVVHVRFRSSGLASFKQAYGFGFHNVRLYKEYLPRGMRRIRPSESLARLWGLVRMLPELFSRETRPRYLRTLGHRLGRLAGSLRYGVWGV; from the coding sequence GACAGTCCTCCGAGGAGCCCTGGGAGGTGGTCGTCGCCGACGACTCGGACCCGGGGGACGCCAGGGTCGCGGAGGTGGTCGCGAGGTTCGAGGGCAGGCTGCCCGGCCTGCGCCGCGTGCCGGCCGGCGCGCAGGGGGCCGCGCACGCCCGCAACGTGGGGGCGTCCGCCGCCTCCGGCGACAAGCTCGCCTTCCTCGACGCCGACGACGTCGCCGCCCCCGGCTGGGTGGCGGCGATGGCGGACGCCCTGGACCGCCACGCCGTCGTCGCCTCGCGCTGGGAGTTCGAGCGCCTCAACTCCCCCGAGGTGCTGGCCGGGCGCGCGCCGGCGCAGGTGAACGGTCCGCAGCGCTTCAAGCGGCCGCCGTTCCTCGACCACGCCGGCGGCTGCGGCCTGGGGGTGCGCCGCGCCGCGTTCGAGGCCGTTGGGGGCTTCGACGAGAGCTGGGCCCTACTCGAGGACACCGACCTCACCTGGCGGCTGCAGCTCGCCGGCCACGACCTGGGGTTCGCGCCGGACGCCGTCGTCCACGTCCGCTTCCGCTCCTCCGGCCTGGCCAGCTTCAAGCAGGCCTACGGCTTCGGCTTCCACAACGTCAGGCTCTACAAGGAGTACCTGCCGCGCGGCATGCGGCGCATCCGCCCGAGCGAGTCGCTGGCGCGCCTGTGGGGCCTCGTGCGCATGCTGCCCGAGCTCTTCTCCCGCGAGACCAGGCCGCGGTACCTGCGGACGCTCGGCCACCGGCTCGGCCGCCTGGCGGGCTCCCTGCGCTACGGGGTGTGGGGCGTGTGA